In one Desulfoferula mesophila genomic region, the following are encoded:
- a CDS encoding ABC transporter substrate-binding protein: protein MRKLTCLTAVALLLTALFLAPTGALAADKIVIGVPTSLNFLEGKEANNSVKLAVDEINKAGGVKVGGKMLPFVVESIDIRDAAPGVPVPEALLGIEKLILEKKPNALVVGPFRSEALLAGMDMLAKHKVPLLGTIAMSPKTEAKVASDPKYKYVFRVSLDAKYFVGYIAGVMGFLGKEFGFNKVFIMNQDVAWARATAGIMTKIFEGKLKWKVVGHETFPTGASDFAPALMKAKMAGAQVIMPVFDMPQSGILVKQWKAMKVPALMAGFISPLTGPGAWKTFDGKIGGALNAIFELGNIPSAKYPPSKKYYDAYQAKYGVPLEAGHGPAPSYASVYLLKAAIEKAGSLDPDAIVAALKATDAQGVMGHIKFSKGNQLIYGNDPQKEALGCFFQWTDDGKRLIVYPPAIAEGTIKLPAGMKAAK from the coding sequence ATGAGGAAGTTGACCTGCTTGACGGCCGTCGCCCTGCTCCTGACCGCCTTGTTCCTGGCGCCGACCGGGGCCTTGGCGGCGGACAAAATCGTTATCGGGGTACCCACCTCCTTGAACTTCTTGGAAGGCAAGGAAGCCAACAACTCGGTCAAATTGGCCGTGGATGAGATCAACAAGGCGGGCGGGGTCAAGGTGGGCGGCAAGATGCTGCCCTTCGTGGTGGAATCCATCGACATCCGCGACGCCGCGCCCGGCGTGCCGGTGCCCGAGGCCCTGTTGGGCATTGAAAAACTGATCCTGGAGAAAAAGCCCAACGCCCTGGTAGTGGGTCCCTTCCGCTCCGAGGCCCTGTTGGCGGGCATGGACATGCTGGCCAAGCACAAGGTGCCTCTGTTGGGCACCATCGCCATGAGCCCCAAGACCGAGGCCAAGGTGGCCAGCGACCCCAAGTATAAGTACGTGTTCCGCGTCTCCCTGGACGCCAAGTACTTCGTGGGCTACATCGCAGGCGTCATGGGCTTTTTGGGCAAGGAGTTCGGCTTCAACAAGGTGTTCATCATGAACCAGGACGTGGCCTGGGCCCGGGCCACCGCGGGTATCATGACCAAGATTTTCGAGGGCAAGCTGAAGTGGAAGGTGGTGGGCCATGAGACCTTCCCCACCGGCGCCAGCGACTTCGCCCCGGCCCTGATGAAGGCCAAAATGGCCGGCGCCCAGGTGATCATGCCGGTGTTCGACATGCCCCAAAGCGGCATCCTGGTCAAGCAGTGGAAGGCCATGAAGGTCCCGGCCCTGATGGCCGGCTTCATCAGCCCCCTCACCGGCCCCGGCGCCTGGAAGACCTTTGACGGCAAGATCGGCGGCGCGCTCAACGCCATCTTCGAGTTGGGCAACATCCCCAGCGCCAAGTACCCGCCCTCCAAGAAGTACTATGACGCCTACCAGGCCAAGTACGGCGTGCCCCTGGAGGCCGGTCACGGCCCGGCCCCGTCCTATGCCTCGGTGTACCTGCTCAAGGCGGCCATCGAGAAGGCGGGCTCTCTGGACCCGGACGCCATCGTGGCCGCCCTCAAGGCCACCGACGCCCAGGGGGTGATGGGTCACATAAAGTTCAGCAAGGGCAACCAGCTCATCTACGGCAACGATCCCCAGAAGGAAGCCCTGGGCTGCTTCTTCCAGTGGACCGACGACGGCAAGCGGCTCATCGTCTATCCCCCGGCCATCGCCGAGGGCACGATCAAGCTGCCCGCCGGGATGAAGGCGGCCAAGTAG
- a CDS encoding branched-chain amino acid ABC transporter permease, with amino-acid sequence MLEGTLIYGFINSVILMLVALGFSVTFGISGVANFAYGALYIMTGYLSWLGLHSLGLPYWVAAPLAVVVTGAVAAMIYWFILLRVRGLVVSEVIATFGVGLAILELFRSLGFIGFEYTLPPIIDASVMIGDTYVDAQRLCIVATGILLAAFLWFFTHYTKTGLAFRGIAQDERTALTLGINGDKVAALSVAFGAGYGALAALVILPLGTIAVNEGYNVLVNALAVCIVGGLGSTVGIIVASFLIGFAQILTSTYLETSWMMIVSLVAILAILVIKPSGLFGHQKQLEERI; translated from the coding sequence ATGCTTGAAGGCACCCTGATATACGGCTTCATCAACAGCGTCATCCTGATGCTGGTGGCCCTGGGCTTCTCGGTCACCTTTGGCATCAGCGGAGTGGCCAACTTCGCCTACGGCGCTCTCTACATCATGACCGGCTACCTTTCCTGGCTGGGGCTGCACTCCCTGGGCCTGCCCTATTGGGTGGCGGCCCCGCTGGCGGTGGTGGTCACGGGGGCGGTGGCGGCCATGATCTACTGGTTCATCCTGCTCAGGGTGCGCGGCCTGGTGGTCAGCGAGGTCATCGCCACCTTCGGCGTGGGCCTGGCCATCCTGGAGCTGTTCCGCTCCCTGGGCTTCATCGGCTTCGAGTACACCCTGCCGCCCATCATCGACGCCTCGGTGATGATCGGCGACACCTACGTGGACGCCCAGCGGCTGTGCATCGTGGCCACCGGCATCCTGCTGGCCGCCTTCCTGTGGTTCTTCACCCACTACACCAAGACCGGCCTGGCCTTCAGGGGCATCGCCCAGGACGAGCGCACCGCCCTGACCCTGGGCATCAACGGCGACAAGGTGGCCGCCTTGTCCGTGGCCTTTGGCGCGGGTTACGGGGCCCTGGCCGCCCTGGTCATCCTGCCCCTGGGCACCATCGCGGTCAACGAGGGCTACAACGTGCTGGTCAACGCCCTGGCGGTGTGCATCGTGGGCGGCCTGGGCAGCACGGTGGGCATCATCGTGGCCAGCTTCCTGATCGGCTTCGCCCAGATACTTACCTCCACCTACCTGGAGACGAGCTGGATGATGATCGTCAGCCTAGTGGCCATCCTGGCCATTTTGGTGATCAAGCCCTCGGGGCTCTTTGGCCACCAAAAGCAGCTTGAGGAGCGCATCTGA
- a CDS encoding branched-chain amino acid ABC transporter permease has product MAQRKERIDRGIKVRSDDVFVLTSWREMLYLAAPRVVPVVALFVLGLVAGPYWERVLISTCMFALLAISWDLLNSAGMVSLGQALFFGVGAYIAGTLNHYLGLPPGLTIPIATLGGGVLCTVALLPVLRLRGIYFAMVTLILPMMIERVIEATKIFGGTEGISGLSTLGSNNLEFWLAAVAVFVALFGFRRMMGTDYGLLLKGISDNDRAVMSAGMNIYHYKAQALFMSSAVGAFAGAFMTHAYQFVGMPVFALDYSMIPIASVAVGGMGTLAGPMLGSFILVPLSELLRGLGGLRVVIYAVILVVFTVGLPEGIFHYLSRKYNQFERWVGVER; this is encoded by the coding sequence ATGGCACAACGCAAAGAGCGCATAGACCGGGGGATCAAGGTCCGCAGCGACGATGTGTTCGTCCTCACCTCCTGGCGCGAAATGCTCTACCTGGCCGCCCCCCGGGTGGTGCCGGTGGTGGCCCTGTTCGTGCTGGGCCTGGTGGCCGGGCCCTATTGGGAGCGGGTGCTGATATCGACCTGTATGTTCGCCCTGCTGGCCATAAGCTGGGACCTGCTCAATTCCGCGGGCATGGTCTCCCTGGGCCAGGCCCTGTTCTTCGGGGTGGGGGCCTACATCGCGGGCACCCTGAATCACTACCTGGGCCTGCCGCCGGGGCTCACCATCCCCATCGCCACCCTGGGCGGGGGCGTGCTGTGCACCGTGGCCCTGTTGCCGGTGCTGCGCCTCCGGGGCATCTACTTCGCCATGGTCACCCTGATCCTGCCCATGATGATCGAGCGGGTGATCGAGGCCACCAAGATCTTCGGGGGCACCGAGGGCATCAGCGGGCTGAGCACCCTGGGCAGCAACAACCTGGAGTTCTGGCTGGCCGCGGTGGCGGTGTTCGTGGCCCTGTTCGGCTTCCGGCGCATGATGGGCACCGACTACGGCCTGTTGCTCAAGGGCATCAGCGACAACGACCGGGCGGTGATGAGCGCGGGCATGAACATCTACCACTACAAGGCCCAGGCCCTGTTCATGTCCTCGGCGGTGGGGGCCTTTGCCGGGGCCTTCATGACCCACGCCTACCAGTTCGTGGGCATGCCGGTTTTCGCCCTGGACTACTCCATGATCCCCATCGCCTCGGTGGCGGTGGGCGGCATGGGCACCCTGGCCGGCCCCATGCTGGGCAGCTTTATCCTGGTGCCCCTGTCCGAGCTTCTGCGCGGGCTGGGAGGCCTCAGGGTGGTGATCTACGCGGTGATACTGGTGGTGTTCACGGTGGGGCTGCCGGAGGGGATTTTCCACTACCTGTCGCGCAAGTACAACCAGTTTGAGCGCTGGGTGGGGGTGGAACGATGA
- a CDS encoding ABC transporter ATP-binding protein, translating into MNNNQEIILQAENLSRYFGGVKAVDGVSFSLRRNEVLGVIGPNGSGKTTLANLLTGFVKPSKGKVIFEGNDITGSPPYKVADLGIARSFQMVKPFYQLPAFKNLNVALLSPRVRRLAGGRYGDRDAMAKDLLEEVGFERDSWVISHQAASLPHGYLKRLELAKCMALQPEVIVLDELFSGLSLAEVASLVPVIEKLVHQGKTLVMIEHRLKELFRIADRVIVLNFGQKIAEGEPAQVMEDPQVKGAYLGSEAEE; encoded by the coding sequence ATGAATAACAACCAAGAAATAATTTTGCAGGCGGAGAACCTGTCGCGCTACTTCGGCGGGGTAAAGGCGGTGGACGGGGTGAGCTTCAGCCTTCGGCGCAACGAGGTGCTGGGGGTCATCGGCCCCAACGGCTCGGGCAAGACCACCCTGGCCAACCTGCTCACCGGTTTCGTCAAGCCCAGCAAGGGCAAGGTCATCTTCGAGGGCAACGACATCACCGGTTCGCCGCCCTACAAGGTGGCCGATCTGGGTATCGCCCGCTCCTTCCAGATGGTTAAACCCTTTTATCAGCTTCCGGCCTTCAAGAACCTCAACGTGGCCCTGCTTTCTCCCCGGGTGCGCCGCCTGGCCGGCGGCCGCTACGGCGACCGCGACGCCATGGCCAAGGACCTGTTGGAGGAGGTGGGCTTCGAGCGGGACTCCTGGGTCATCTCCCACCAGGCGGCCAGCCTGCCCCACGGATATCTCAAGCGGCTGGAGCTGGCCAAGTGCATGGCCCTGCAGCCCGAGGTGATCGTCCTGGACGAGCTTTTCTCGGGCCTGTCGTTGGCCGAGGTGGCCTCCCTGGTGCCGGTGATCGAAAAGCTGGTGCACCAAGGCAAGACCCTGGTGATGATCGAACACCGGCTCAAGGAGCTGTTCCGCATCGCCGACCGGGTCATCGTATTGAACTTCGGCCAGAAGATCGCCGAGGGCGAGCCCGCCCAGGTGATGGAAGATCCCCAGGTCAAGGGCGCCTATCTGGGCAGCGAGGCGGAGGAGTAA